Below is a window of Dehalogenimonas sp. THU2 DNA.
GTACTCATCTGCGCTGACGCCTGGCGCCCATCTCTTGCCGCCGCGCTTGCGGCCAAAGGTGCGGAAATCATTATTTCCGCGGCTAACTGGGGCGAGAAACCATGCCCGCCCAGCAATTGCTGGGAGCATCGAAGCCAGGAAACCGGTATCCCCGTTTGGGTATGTAACCGAACCGGAGATGAGCATCAGCTCAATTTTGAAGACGCATCGAGCGTCGTTGCTGCGGGCGGTGAAAGACTGTTAAGTCACGCCGGTCCAGGGTCAGTAGTGCTGTTATTCGATTGGGACCATAAACTAAAAACACCGCTCCAAACTGAGTTTGAAGCGGTGCCGGTGACCTGACCTGTTTTTTTAGCTGCTACTTCACCGTAGGATAAGCCGCGGCCTCCCAGGCAACGATGCCCCCGTCCATGTCGTAGACTTCTTTGAACCCCAGATCCTTCATCACATTAACCGCCTGGCCTGACCGGTTGCTGGTGCGGCAGTAGACCAGGTACGTTTTATCTTTGTCCAGCTTTCCAACCTCAGTACTGAAATTGCTGGCGTTGAAATCGATCATGATTGCGCCTTCGATGTGACCGGCAGCGAACTCTGATGGAGTGCGCACGTCCAGTATGACGAAATCCGCCTTCCCGCTGTTCTCCTGGATCATGGCGAAAGCCTCTGAGGCCGATATTTCCTTAATGATCTGGCTTCCAGAGGTCGTTGGCGCGGTAGTTCCAGTGGAACATCCGGCAAAGGAAATCGCCAGAACAGCCGCAAGAATAATGGTCGCTAGTTTCCGCAAGATACTACTCCTTCATGGTATGCGAATTAGTGGAATACCTCTCATTATACCTCCGGTAAGCAGTATCGGCCAAATCGGCGGCAAAAAGGAGCGGCGGGGTTTTCACCCCGCCGCTCCTTCCCGTAGCCGATTACCAGTCTACTTGATGTCGGGCTTCTTTTCCGATGTTTTGTAGTGATGGGCCGAGTCAGTGAGCTCGGCGAAAGCGGCTTTAGCCTCGTCGACGGAAGCGCCGTC
It encodes the following:
- a CDS encoding rhodanese-like domain-containing protein, which encodes MRKLATIILAAVLAISFAGCSTGTTAPTTSGSQIIKEISASEAFAMIQENSGKADFVILDVRTPSEFAAGHIEGAIMIDFNASNFSTEVGKLDKDKTYLVYCRTSNRSGQAVNVMKDLGFKEVYDMDGGIVAWEAAAYPTVK